CTATTCTTGTTTCTGTTCGCCTAGGCTCGTAGATTCAAAGGTCACCCCAAAGAaggtaaaattaaattaaggcGCGCTTGATCCGGGGCAAGGAATCGCCCAATGGTATAAAAATACTAAACTTCTGCTAAGCGGCAGCTATAATTCAGCCGATTGAGCAGCACTGCCACAGACCCAAACATTTCGCTCCCTTGTTCGTTTTATTGCAGCGCAATTAAATAAGATACGTTTGTTGTGGCCAGTGCTGcaacccaccaccacccggATCCACCATTCCCTGGCGCAATGTCACAGGTTTACTTGCTGCCGGTGGCCACGTTCCTGATCTTCCAGGTCACCTTCCTCGGCACGTAAGTACGCAGGGGGTGCTTCCCCGATTACCGGGCTTTCTGACCCGACCGACGTTTCATTGGTCTCCAGGTACATCTTCGCCGTGCTGGAGGGGCATGTGGTGCCCACGGTTCCCTACATCAGCGATGCAGCCACCTACTCGCCGGAAAGCTGTGTGTTCGGGCAGCTTATCAACATAGGCAGCGTTCTGCGTGAGTCCCTCTTCCAGCATCCCGTCTCGTCTCCAGAGACGATGAGTCATCTGTTGATTAGGCGCTCTTGCAGCGGTGTGATTATACTTTCTAAGTTTCTCGTGCTTTGCAGTTGGAATCACTATCTACGTGCGCTACCGTCAGGTGCTGCAGCTGTATGAACACCACCCGGACTTGGACGGGTCGGTGCTGCGCCAGAACCGACTGGCCCTGTGGTTCGGACTGGTGTCCTGCCTGGGCATCAGCATCGTGGGCAACTTTCAGGAGACGAACGTGCGGATTGTCCACTTTATTGGAGCCTTCTGCTGCTTCGGCTGCGGCACCTTGTACTTTTGGATGCAGGCGCTCATCTCGTATTTGATCTTCCCCATGTCGGGTACCCGCATTAACGCCCACTTGCGGCTGGGCATGTCCGTTGTCTGCACGATCCTGTTTATCCTGCTGGCGGTCACCGGCGTGATGTCGCACATCCTCTTCAAAGGACAGAATCCGCGGAAGTGGTGGGTCAGCACACTGGCTTTTCTATAAGGGAGATACTTACGTTTGACCTCTCGACTCGTCACTTTAGGTATCCCTCGGACGGCGGCTGGTACCTCCACGTGGTCAGCTCTATTTCAGAGTGGATCATCGCCACCATCTTCAGCTTCTTTATCCTCTCCTTCACGAATGAGTTTCGCGACGTGTCGCTGTCGCATCCCCAGATTGCCCTGATGTCCTATTCGACCACCATCTAGAGCTTACCTTCATAGATTAGGGGTAAAGATCAGCGTCTGGAGTAGCCAGCGGTTCCTTCACCTTCAACATTTTAAGTACAATCTAAGGTGGCAAGAGCACGGGTCTCGAGGACGATGTGCTGAGCGGTTGATGTGCATTCGCACTGCGGCCTCTCGCCTGCCTTTCCTCTCTTTCCGGTGCTCTTTCTCTGTCGGATTGCTGTGATATGTGCAAAGTGTTTCCCAAAGACTGGGATCGGGTAGTTCGAAGTGACAGTATGCTTTTTGATTGAAGAGTTACATTTATTGTTTACCCGCGTTCGTTTTTTCAATACACATTAGAGTTATTAAATCGGTAGAAATAATctgtaaaataaaaagcaattaaatataaGGGAGTGTTTGTCTCGCTTGTCTGTCAATCACTAGCGCTTGCGATCCCTGGAGCGATCGCTATCCCGATGCTTGTGGCCGCCTCGGCTGCCGTGGTTCCCGCTgcctcctccaccgccaccacctcctcctccgctccTTCCGTCTCCACCACCGCCGCTGTTCCGAtgcgacgaggaggaggagtagcgACTGTGCTTACCGGAATTGGAGACGGAGTTGCGATACTTGTCGCCATCACCTAGGTTATTGCTGCTGCCTGCGTTCCCAGACCGATCTTTCTTGGAATAGTATTCCGAGCGTTCTCGCGAGGATTTCCTGAAAGGGTTAAGTGCTAATAAGTCTACCCAGTTCCTAAAGCGTTAGAGTACATACGACTTTCTGTGCTTGCTGTGCGGCGAATTAGAGCGCGTGGGCGACCTCGAGTAGTGACGTGACTTTTTCTTATGCTTCGGCGGCGACCGGGAGCGCGAGCGGGAAGATCGACTGCGGTGGGACTTCTTGGGGCGCTCGCGACTCGGCGACCTGGACCTGGGTGATCGGGATCGAGGTGTCCGCGAATGAGTGCGCGTCCTGGATCGCGAACGTGACCTCGAATCCTTCTCCGGCGACTTTTCCGATGGCAAGGGCAGTGGGATAGCACGCTGGATGAAGCCACCCCACGCATTGTGCGAGCCATTGTTTCGATCCACGGTGATTACAGCAGGCGGTGTGTTTGCCTCCTTCGTTTTGTTGCGCGCATCAATGTACCGCTTTTTCAGCTCGTCCACGGCGGCCTCCAGTTTCTCCACCACCGGCTTGGAACGCATGTACAGCTCCATCACACGGTAGCAGATATCCGTAATGTCCGCCATGGGCACCCGGAATATGCCGAACCACGGCGGGCTGTTGGGCAGAGGTATGTTAAGCTTGCGGGCACTCAAGTAGATGCAGGCGCATGCAATCGCCTCTGGTGTGTAGCGCATAAAGACGTCCGTCCTCAGCGAGTCATTCATGAAGTTCCAGGAGAGCTGCATCAGCTTTTCGTGCTTCTCGTACTGAAGCACCTGCAGATACATCACGATCAGCTTGTGCGGATGCTTCACGTGTACGCAGAAGCCCAGTTCCTTGAGGACGCGTCGCTCGGCTTTGATCACCTGCATCTTGAGGTTCGTGTAGTAAGGATCCAGCACCATGGGCGAGATTTCCCTGTGGAACAATAATAAGTGATTATTGGGCGTTAGATGCTTGAATTGTCAGGGGAAGCTCTTACTTTTGCGCCCGAACTTGCTTGATGTGATGGAACACATTGATCACGTCTCGAATGCGGCGCGGCGCCTCTTCGATCTTGGAGGCCAGGCACACGCAGCTCATGGCCACAGTCTCCATGTTGTGCCGCACAAAGCTCTTCGAGTAGAAGAAGCGCTGGAACAGCACCTGGCCGGTGGCCATGGCAACCTGCGGCAAGCGCAGCAAAATGCCCGCTGTCTGAATAAGCTCGCAGCCTAGTATGCGCAGGTCCTTCTCCGTCTCGTGGTCCAGTCCATCCTGGCTGGATGGCGTCACATCGATCTTGCCCTCCGGAATGAGGCTGTTCTCCAGCGTCAGCACGATGCGATTAAAGAGCCGCGGATAGATGGGCTTGTTGGCGTCCGCCTGagccgctgccacgccccctgcatCGCCGCCAGCTGCATCCGCTCCCGGGGCTGCTacactgctgctgttgttcgAAATGTTGACGCTATTCGAATGGAACGAAGTCACCGTGGTCAGGACATTGGTGATCGTCTCCACCGTCAGCGCTGTCATCGTCGTGTGGACCACAGCTGAGCCGGCCCCACGGGTGGCCATTCGTGTGCGGTTAAGCCAGAAAAGCGTATATTTtagtattgttttttttaatttgctttttttgtaaatttacaCGATAACAGGCGTGCTTTTATACGAAATCGTAATCGTCGGCCCTGCCACCAAGTTGATTTCGATAATTTCCTAAATTATACCACAAGAGGTTAGAAAACGCATATGGTGTGTGTCTAATTAAAGGTTGATGTATCGACTACACCAGCGTTGCCACATTTCGTAACAGACCAAAGTACTAAATATGACCTAAAACGGCATTTGGCGGTCAGCCGTTTATGGTCACACCACTCTCAGTCGAAAATAGTTGTAAAGGCAAGCAGTTCGCTCGCTAGTCGCAGAAACGCAAATTGTAGAAACAAAACAATAGCAGCCGCGTCTAAGTGCAAgtgtgatttattttttttattgtttggtGTTTAGTGTGCTCGTGAGCAGATCAGTGTATCAAACAAACAGCCAGAAAGTCGAGCGCTGGGCAAGCAGAATAAGTCCAATTGGAATTGTCCGAACCGCAGTTTCACGGAGTCGAGTGTTCCGTGTTTCGTATTCCGGGGCATTTTCCCCGCCGAAAGCCCCGCTCAACCCCCAAGCAAGCAGCCGAATTAGGGGTTGCAAAGTTTTTGCAGCTAGTACGGAAAAGTCAGAGGAACTTGTTTTCTAAAGGAAGAAAAGGGAAGCGCGCAAGCGACGACTGCCCCCAAAGTCCAAACGGAATCGGAgtctgaatcggaatcggaaggGGACTCCGCCGAATCCTTGAGAGAATCCTTTGCGCGTGCCATGCGTGACCTCGGCACCAAAATGGCCGAGCTAAAATTCGAGGCTCCATTGGCAAAGTTCGAGGAGACGGACGAGTGGGGCGGCTGCGACTTCATCTCGAGTCAGAATGCCATTAACGACACGCTCAACCTGAATCTGAAGGACTCCTCCGCCGGCGGCAAGCCGGATTCGACCAAGCTGCGGCTCCTGGAGGATGCTGTACGCGATGCGCACGTGAGCAAGaacggaggaggagctggctcCATTAGCCCCAATTGCAACACGCTCCACGGTGGGTCACTTATTGAAATCGGATTGTCCGATGTGGGATTGGTGCCGGGCGAGGGAGCCGGCGTTGGTCTGGACGGTCTGGAGAAGCGCTCCCTGGCCGTCGGCGACCATGTGGACAACTTCACGGAGACCTTCGGCGGGAGTCTGGAGGATCTGGTCAACACGTTCGACGAAAAGATAACCAAGTGCTTCGGTAACTACGAAGAGAACGTTGAGGAGCTGGCTCCGGTGCAGGTTCGCAGCCAGGAGGAGATCATGAACGAATGCCAGTAAGTAAACCAACAATCCTTTAATTTAAGCGTTTGATTTTTGTAACTAAGTAATGGGAGACAGCTTTTCCGTAAATAAATTACCAGATTAAAAGTTGggaaattataatttgaatGAAGGCATTGGATTATTTCTTTTCCAAATGTCTGATGTCATGCTATAACCACTTATAGATTGGGAAGATTGGGGGTGGCTTTTGGTTGGGCTACATCATGTAACCCCAAGAGTCAAAGGAAGTGCCGGAGTAGGGATGCCGCATGATACAATCCAATCCTATAGTTATGTAAAGTGCATTTTGCAATGTTTTGCGTTTTAGTGCTGTTTTCTGCTTTCGTGTCTATTGCGACGCTGGGGCTGTTGAGTGCGCATGCTCCGAGCTCGGACCGCTACCCCGTAACCCCTGACCCCTGATCCCGGCGACCCACCCCGCTTCGCTGCACCCCCTGGCTGGCTGTTCCAGCCGCGGCGCCACATAACGACGTAATCCTGCCCGAACCGCCCGAGTGCTGGGTGAtgggaggtgggtggttggcGACGGTTGGCTAGTGCTTTCTTGTTGGATCGATAAAAGTGCCAGGAGTTTTCGCTACTCGCTGTTTTCATCTGGGCTTTCCAAGACTGTTGCGCTTTGCCTCGGATGCAACTGGGCGCACAATGTCGCTGGCAGTGGTACCGCCGCCGTGGTATGCCCCATTGTAACGCTGATCCACTTATGTCAAGGAAGCGGCAATCACAGAAAGTGGGGGCAATAAATCATATTACGTCCATTGGCCAGATAAACACTTCACGGAGCATTGGCCAGGGTGGTGGGAAGGGGTTTCGGGTGGACTTGAATATGGCTATGGATACGAAAGTGGAGGGCGATGAAGGGGCTGGGGCTTCAGAGATTTGACTCGGACGTGGAATGCAAGTCCAACGAGAAGGGAAAACAATAATACTATATAGATGTGtttccctctctttcgctctcggCTGACATCAGCCATAAATTTGATAATCGCGTGCACACCCGCGCACTATGGGAAATTTACCCCCTTGTTTGGTCAAAACCCATTTTATGAAAGTTATTAGATTAAGACAATATTAAATGCTTGCATTCATAATTGTTCTGCAtaccagaaataaatatagatgGCGCCACAACAAAGAAATCAGCTGTGGAAAACAGCTGTTGCAATTAAAGAAATCCctatacaaaattattattattataaggGGCGGTGACACAAATTGCCCACAATTTTTGGTATCATAAAAGATATGTGCTAGTGTAACCCTATGCAAAAATCATCCTAATATCTCTCCCAGTTCTGGAGTTATTCATTTTGGTCAGAAGGAGTGTTCGAATTTCCCATAGTGCCGcggtgcatgtgtgtgtgtttacgaGCGCGAATACTCACTCACATcctgtgcaaataaataaacacacagTGGGCATTCGCTAAGCTGCACCCTGCACAAATGATCCATTGCTATTATGGCCACTGAAGTTTTAAAGATTCTGTAAATCTATAgctagatatatatacttgtTAGATGGATGTGATTTTGTTATCATTGCTTGTACCGCCAGTACCGCCAGTACTCACTGTATTTTAATATGTGTGGCCATATGCGTGTCCAAAATATTTTGACGAATTTAGAAACAGTGATTGAAATTCCAGATTTTGCACTGACGAAATGAATAATCATACATACTACTTGCGCATGCTagtgtgtgtttttatatGTAATCTGAGTGTTTGGATGAATAACTGTTTGCTCTTGGCCCTGCTCCGCAATTCCTCATGAAGCCGTATGCAGATGCTGGGAACTCACCTCTGCCTCCTGGAAGTCTGAAATCGTGGAAGCCTGGAAGGCTGAAAGCCTGAACAGATAAAGCAACTCTGCCAGCCAAAGTCGTTCGCTCTGATGCAGTTTGCCTTAATTGCgttctttgtttttcattttatgaGTATTCATTGCCACCGCTGTCACCACTGCCCCTCCCCCTCATTCGCTCTCCATCCCCACCTctttctgctgccgctgccctCTTCTAGCCCCACACGAACTGAACTGTCACTGTCTCTTCTCccgctctcgctctcgctgTCGCTCTCTGGGGAGAGTATGGGAATCGCGGCATGATGACTTCTCAAACACTTTCACGGGCCAAGTGAGAGAAGAAGAGAGCGGGTCAAGTTACGTGACAGGCACTGCTCTCTTTTAGGGCATCCATGTGTGTCCTGCGGTATTTATAATCGAATCCCATCGAATTGGTTATGTGGTCCCAGAAGTGCAATATGTGTGTGGGGTATCACGCATTCGACCCCAGATGCTGGGTGCCGATGGTCTGCTCTTGTGTGTTGGCGCATTAAACGCAGCTGCGCCGCGCCGTCCACGCCAGTTGTCAATATTTACCTTATTCACTGCTGATTCCGTGGAAAGTGTGCTGCCGAGTGGGCTAGCCGGGCCGAAGGTCGCTCCATTGTTCCAGTGCCTGTTCTGGGAACCATCCCCCACCGCCTATCCTTCCTCTCCCGCCCAGCTTGCCCTCATCCGCTTGTGGCCAAGTTTTCAACTGCATTCCGCTCTGATTAGTAGCAGCTGCTCCAAGGACGAAGTTCGGAAAAGTTCGAGCGGAAAAGTTGCGTCAGCACGGAAAGGCTCTTCTTGGCCATGTTGGTGGCGCAAGAAGAAGAGCGGAGACTGCAGGATAACAAGATGGGGACTACTTACAGAAGCAGTTGTGCTGGCCAGTGAATAATTCTctaaatgtttcttttatcCAAGGCGTAATTCGCAGTACGCAGTGCAGGCACGACCGGCAGTCGAGCTGATGACCATATGCCAGGCACGACCATAAAATGCGCTCCATATGGCCAGCATTCTTCCGGTGCGGCTACTGAGGCCCAAAACACCATGCTGAGTTTCGCTCATAATCGGCTTGTTGCTGGCGACCCACTTTCGCGCCACGTCCAGTGCCCAAGAGCCAATCGATTCCTGTTCCGCAGCGCGGTTCAACGGCCTGCATCCTGCCACCTAAGAGCTGCGCAGCTTGCAGCATTCTGTGTGCCCAAGCTGTAGATGTAGGGAGTAGTTCAGATGCCTTCGCAGGTCGTCGGGGATCATCATCAGCCGAAACCCGTTCGCATCCATTTGCGGCAAATGCCAAAAGCTGCTCCGCCTGGCCAAGCTGCTAGTCTGATCGCGTTTCGCGATCTAGCGATCTGCAGTAAGATCGATTAAATCACTCGGCTATTAATTGACCACACGCAATGCCAGCACTTGCATCAGCCGAAGCGTCGATTGCTCTTAATTGGCAGTTGGTTGGGCAACCTGCTAACCAGTTTGCGGCCTTCTCCGACTGTGGAATCAGTTCCAAGATCGCAATGCGCTTAAGTGACGACGACTCATGTCGTGTGCTTGGAACCCGAGTGCCATTCAAAACGTTACCCGAAATCGAGACTTGAGCCCAAGTAGGACGCGTCCACTTCTCGGGTTCACTGACTGGCCAGTGCAGTGTGTCTTTGGGGTGGCCGAGGCTAAGCCCAGATCGGACTTCCTTCCTTCACGGTCCTGGGCCGCAGGGCAGCCACTGAACTGCATGGTAATCAATTAGCAGGTCCCCGCTATAAATAATCAGATGGaacaggggcaggggcaggggcaggggcaggggatGATTGCCTGGGGTTGCTAGACAGGACACGGCCTAGCGGCAGCGTAACCGCCCTCTTATGTAAGTGGCGAATGGGAACAACAACACAGTTAATATGCATGGGGAGCATTATAGTTTTTGCGCAGACACAAGAGTGCTTCAATTTGATACTAGCCACTTCTCTCCGTGCGCCCGTGCGACAGAAATTCGCCTTGGGTTGGGGTGGTTTCCGTATCCGCTGGATGAGTCATGCCGTCAACATGTCGTATGCGTGTTTAGCGGGTAGCAGGGGCTAAGGCGCTAAGAACTTATCAATCCGTCGCATGCATTCAGAAGGGGCGCGAGGAAAGGGGTGGGGCTGGCAGCGGGGCGAGTGCACGAGTGCCACTTCCTTTTCGGACCCTGCCCCTGAAGGGTGGGCTGCAGTCTGAAACCGAGGGGCCAAAGGCCGTTAACCTTTTGGGCATTTGTTTGGAGGCGTCGTCCGGGGACACGGGCCATCCCACCCACTGGGCGCACAGCAGGACACCCCCGAATGCTAATTGCCGACCTAACCTCGCTCAACTTGCCACGGGCACTGTTTTCGGCGCCATTCGAATATTAGGAATGTCTGACTGCCATCGAAGAGATACTGTATCTGATGACTAAGCCGAGCCACACAGGCGGAGCCTTTGCCTGCGGCCGCATTACATCatcagcaaacaaaacaacgtTTGGGGCACAGTCAAGGACAAAGCCCGGCGAACGGAGCGGCGCGGCGCGGGGCAGTGGCCAGAGCCGGGGGTTGAAGCCAGCCGAGCACGGATGTTGTAAAATTGGGCTGAGTCCCGCCACGgaatctgcatctgcatttgCAGCAGATGACTCTGGCATTGAGTCGAGGGAGTGGGCGGTGCGTCAAGGATGCGCCGAGGACGCTCCAGTggatgcgctgccaagagaACCACTCACAAGGGTCCTTGGAGGACCCGGATCAACAAAGCCCGTCGCCAGCGGGGGCGACTGTCTGCTCTTGGCTTCAATAACTTCTCGGCACAACTTTACAACTTGGTGCCAACCCAACTGAACGGGCTGACATTGGGGAAAAGTGTGTGGCAATGTAGCTACCTACTTACATGAATACGTATTCAGACGATCCACCGAAACGAGATCACCCCCATCGAGATGCCCCATCAATCGTAATCGTCGCTTCTTAGCAATCTTCACTGCCCACACTGTAGTGGTGTATGTACGTATTTATGTACCTATACTACAGTATACATTTGCTATATACGACACAATGTGTGTGCCGTGGGTTTTGttctttgtttgcatttttgctgTTATCTGTTTGTGGGCCACATAACTGCCAGCATTTTCCTCTGCGGTTTCGGACGCTGAAGATTGGCATGGATTGCCGATGCCAAGACCGAAGCCATAGACAACATTGCCCAGTTTCTCTCGCGCGTTTTGTTAATGCTAATGGcctatttaaacaaattaattataaatt
This Drosophila simulans strain w501 chromosome X, Prin_Dsim_3.1, whole genome shotgun sequence DNA region includes the following protein-coding sequences:
- the LOC6724914 gene encoding DNA damage-regulated autophagy modulator protein 1 isoform X1, translated to MSQVYLLPVATFLIFQVTFLGTYIFAVLEGHVVPTVPYISDAATYSPESCVFGQLINIGSVLLGITIYVRYRQVLQLYEHHPDLDGSVLRQNRLALWFGLVSCLGISIVGNFQETNVRIVHFIGAFCCFGCGTLYFWMQALISYLIFPMSGTRINAHLRLGMSVVCTILFILLAVTGVMSHILFKGQNPRKWYPSDGGWYLHVVSSISEWIIATIFSFFILSFTNEFRDVSLSHPQIALMSYSTTI
- the LOC6724914 gene encoding DNA damage-regulated autophagy modulator protein 1 isoform X2 yields the protein MSQVYLLPVATFLIFQVTFLGTYIFAVLEGHVVPTVPYISDAATYSPESCVFGQLINIGSVLLGITIYVRYRQVLQLYEHHPDLDGSVLRQNRLALWFGLVSCLGISIVGNFQETNVRIVHFIGAFCCFGCGTLYFWMQALISYLIFPMSGTRINAHLRLGMSVVCTILFILLAVTGVMSHILFKGQNPRKWWVSLGRRLVPPRGQLYFRVDHRHHLQLLYPLLHE
- the LOC6724915 gene encoding cyclin-L1, with translation MATRGAGSAVVHTTMTALTVETITNVLTTVTSFHSNSVNISNNSSSVAAPGADAAGGDAGGVAAAQADANKPIYPRLFNRIVLTLENSLIPEGKIDVTPSSQDGLDHETEKDLRILGCELIQTAGILLRLPQVAMATGQVLFQRFFYSKSFVRHNMETVAMSCVCLASKIEEAPRRIRDVINVFHHIKQVRAQKEISPMVLDPYYTNLKMQVIKAERRVLKELGFCVHVKHPHKLIVMYLQVLQYEKHEKLMQLSWNFMNDSLRTDVFMRYTPEAIACACIYLSARKLNIPLPNSPPWFGIFRVPMADITDICYRVMELYMRSKPVVEKLEAAVDELKKRYIDARNKTKEANTPPAVITVDRNNGSHNAWGGFIQRAIPLPLPSEKSPEKDSRSRSRSRTRTHSRTPRSRSPRSRSPSRERPKKSHRSRSSRSRSRSPPKHKKKSRHYSRSPTRSNSPHSKHRKSKSSRERSEYYSKKDRSGNAGSSNNLGDGDKYRNSVSNSGKHSRYSSSSSHRNSGGGGDGRSGGGGGGGGGGSGNHGSRGGHKHRDSDRSRDRKR